From a single Bryobacter aggregatus MPL3 genomic region:
- a CDS encoding DEAD/DEAH box helicase: MSAHLRAKLIPSLEHWFFDRFPEFSEVQKLALPHTLAGENTLILAPTGSGKTLAAFLSALSTLGELAAQDQLENATHVVYVSPLRSLNRDIERNLRGPLAALNASLPASQQIRLETRTGDTSLHDRQRMARNKPHLLLTTPESLSSLMSQTQWRDGFRRCCCVVVDEIHSFCESKRGALLAITLERLEAKRDLPLQRIGLSATAAPVEAVVNLLAGDRPCAVVAANTKKVYRLEIAPIPADTHLPAGGFNPYRIAHVVADLVLQANCSLIFTATRSAAERLGLALKVLLPELDDEIEVHHASLDRERRLWVEDQLSEGTLRAVVCSTSLEMGVDFSGVDQVLLIGAPRGVSRAVQRLGRGGHRVGGVAAGALVPLSLPDILECIAIRSAVKAGRLDPLRPPRAPLDVLAQALLGLGVERPWDCEEAFALLRRAGPYRELARSDFDAVLTYLAGGGKVLGSSGDYGKLIVTRGKFQVASRKVARTYYQNIGTISDDYSVRVVTQKQRRLGDVEEGFLATLQPGEGFVIAGQSVVVKSFHANVAVVAPAQGERVQTPRWLGGKMSLTARLAQEELVLRRALRKAYESGGMAACAKLLQKDWGTSLEIAQRVAAYVERQYHASPLPIDDPISLERVPDGRSVLYLFHSVAGRSVNRSLIWTVSHRLGENFGSIVGNFDDHTFLFRFSAKRAPSLERLREAFHPEGFQADLVAALSKTELLGAKFRPICETGQLLPRRNSSLPLSQRRAASWSGNLLFQTFRRYEPDHPLLREAVREVLEDDLDAEAAALEAAHLHATAWEVVDLERPSPFAIPLFAAFNRETLIAQDPDKALDEVVSALYDTWK, from the coding sequence ATGAGCGCTCACTTACGGGCTAAGCTCATTCCGAGTCTGGAGCATTGGTTCTTTGACCGTTTTCCCGAGTTCAGTGAAGTGCAAAAACTTGCTTTGCCCCATACGCTGGCAGGAGAGAATACGCTGATTCTGGCGCCTACGGGGAGCGGTAAGACGTTGGCCGCCTTTCTGAGTGCGTTGTCCACTCTCGGGGAACTGGCCGCACAGGATCAGCTCGAGAACGCGACGCATGTCGTGTATGTGTCGCCTTTACGCAGTTTGAATCGCGACATCGAACGGAACCTACGAGGGCCGTTGGCGGCATTGAATGCAAGTCTTCCTGCTTCGCAACAGATCCGTCTCGAGACTCGTACGGGCGACACCTCCTTGCACGACCGGCAACGGATGGCCCGGAACAAGCCGCATCTGCTGCTGACGACTCCCGAAAGTTTGAGTTCTCTGATGAGCCAGACGCAGTGGCGTGATGGGTTTCGACGCTGCTGCTGTGTTGTTGTCGATGAGATTCATAGCTTTTGCGAATCGAAGCGGGGGGCGTTGCTTGCGATCACTTTGGAGCGGCTGGAGGCGAAACGGGATCTTCCGCTGCAGCGCATTGGTCTGAGTGCAACGGCTGCTCCCGTAGAGGCTGTTGTAAATCTATTGGCTGGCGACCGGCCTTGCGCCGTTGTGGCCGCAAATACGAAGAAGGTGTATCGTCTGGAGATCGCTCCGATTCCGGCGGATACTCATCTTCCAGCAGGTGGCTTTAACCCGTATCGCATTGCGCATGTGGTTGCCGATCTGGTTTTGCAGGCGAACTGTTCTTTGATCTTTACCGCAACGCGGAGTGCAGCCGAGCGCTTGGGTTTGGCGTTGAAGGTGCTGTTGCCGGAGTTGGACGATGAGATTGAAGTCCACCATGCTTCCCTCGATCGAGAGAGAAGGCTTTGGGTGGAGGATCAGCTCTCGGAGGGAACACTGCGCGCCGTGGTGTGTTCTACCAGCCTCGAGATGGGCGTCGATTTTTCGGGCGTAGATCAGGTGTTGCTGATTGGCGCGCCAAGGGGTGTCAGTCGAGCGGTGCAACGGCTGGGACGTGGCGGCCATCGTGTGGGAGGCGTCGCCGCCGGTGCCCTGGTTCCCTTGAGTCTGCCGGATATTCTCGAATGCATCGCGATCCGTTCCGCGGTAAAAGCCGGCAGACTGGACCCACTCCGGCCCCCTCGTGCTCCGCTCGATGTTCTGGCGCAGGCCTTGTTGGGGCTGGGCGTCGAGCGGCCATGGGATTGCGAGGAAGCCTTCGCTTTGCTGCGCCGGGCTGGACCTTATCGCGAGTTGGCGCGATCTGATTTCGATGCTGTGCTGACTTATCTGGCTGGTGGAGGCAAGGTGCTGGGCAGTTCCGGGGACTATGGAAAGCTGATTGTCACGCGTGGCAAGTTTCAGGTCGCTTCCCGCAAGGTTGCCCGTACCTACTACCAGAACATCGGAACCATCAGCGATGATTACTCGGTTCGCGTGGTGACGCAGAAACAACGCCGTTTGGGGGACGTGGAAGAGGGCTTTCTGGCTACTCTGCAACCAGGCGAGGGCTTTGTGATTGCCGGCCAGAGCGTGGTGGTCAAAAGCTTTCATGCGAATGTTGCCGTGGTGGCTCCGGCGCAAGGAGAGCGGGTGCAAACGCCGCGTTGGCTGGGGGGGAAGATGAGTCTCACGGCGCGCTTGGCGCAGGAGGAATTGGTCTTGCGCCGTGCTCTGCGCAAGGCTTACGAGAGTGGCGGTATGGCTGCTTGCGCCAAGCTGTTGCAGAAGGATTGGGGCACGAGTCTCGAGATCGCGCAGCGCGTGGCCGCTTATGTGGAGCGGCAGTATCATGCCTCTCCTTTGCCGATTGACGATCCGATCTCGCTGGAACGGGTGCCGGACGGCCGATCGGTGCTTTATCTCTTTCACTCGGTCGCAGGACGGAGTGTGAACCGGAGTCTGATCTGGACGGTCAGCCATCGACTTGGTGAAAACTTCGGGTCGATTGTCGGGAACTTTGACGACCACACTTTTCTCTTCCGCTTTAGTGCCAAACGCGCTCCCAGTCTGGAACGTTTGCGCGAGGCATTCCATCCGGAGGGATTTCAGGCAGATCTGGTAGCGGCTCTCTCGAAGACCGAATTATTAGGAGCGAAGTTTCGGCCGATTTGCGAGACGGGGCAGCTTTTGCCGCGGCGCAATTCCAGTCTCCCGCTCTCCCAACGGCGGGCTGCGAGTTGGAGTGGGAACCTGCTCTTCCAGACGTTTCGCCGCTACGAACCGGATCATCCGCTCTTGCGTGAGGCGGTGCGCGAAGTGCTGGAGGACGATCTTGACGCTGAGGCAGCGGCGTTGGAAGCAGCACATCTTCATGCGACAGCATGGGAAGTGGTGGACCTGGAACGTCCCAGCCCATTTGCGATTCCGCTTTTCGCCGCCTTCAATCGTGAAACTTTGATTGCCCAGGATCCGGACAAGGCGCTCGATGAGGTGGTGTCCGCACTCTACGACACATGGAAGTAA
- a CDS encoding site-2 protease family protein — MTGTIPFLTISGVPVRLHFTFLMLAGLLAFEDRNDFFAESLVIMALFTCVFLHELSHALMARHFGIGTLDVVMYLTGGIARLERLPTPKEGIYIAAAGPATNFIIAGFLWYLQHYVGTNALMHEIAVANLWLGAFNLLPAYPMDGGRIFRSLLDWKVPEEQAITMANWVGRGLAFILAGLGLAFGEWLLVFVAFFVFTGAQQEFYARKSNSLMKGASVKEAMLRNFITLHHGTSIREAAEQLLDTSQQDFPVTHGDQVVGLLSRDGLIQALATEGPDTYVAGAMQRDFLRLAPEDSLEDSLNLLSDKGYTALVMADDLLLGMVTKENLNEFLVLRNFGLRRGEA; from the coding sequence ATGACAGGCACGATCCCCTTCCTTACCATTTCCGGAGTTCCAGTTCGGCTTCACTTCACATTTTTGATGTTGGCCGGGCTTCTTGCGTTTGAAGACAGAAATGATTTCTTCGCAGAATCGCTTGTCATCATGGCGCTCTTTACCTGTGTGTTTTTGCATGAGCTTAGCCATGCATTGATGGCGCGTCACTTCGGAATTGGAACCCTCGACGTCGTCATGTATCTCACCGGCGGAATCGCCAGGCTCGAACGCCTCCCAACGCCGAAGGAAGGGATTTATATCGCCGCGGCGGGACCGGCAACGAATTTTATCATCGCGGGCTTTCTCTGGTATCTCCAGCACTATGTCGGTACCAATGCGTTAATGCACGAGATCGCAGTGGCCAATCTTTGGCTTGGCGCTTTCAATCTCTTACCGGCATATCCCATGGATGGCGGACGAATATTCCGGTCTCTTCTCGACTGGAAAGTACCAGAAGAGCAAGCCATTACTATGGCGAATTGGGTTGGGCGTGGACTTGCATTTATTCTCGCGGGCCTGGGTCTCGCATTCGGCGAATGGCTCCTTGTCTTTGTCGCCTTTTTTGTCTTCACCGGCGCCCAGCAGGAGTTTTACGCCCGGAAGAGTAACAGTTTGATGAAAGGAGCCTCTGTAAAGGAGGCGATGCTTCGTAATTTCATTACACTCCACCATGGCACCTCCATTCGCGAGGCAGCAGAACAACTGCTCGATACGTCGCAACAGGATTTCCCCGTGACCCATGGGGATCAGGTTGTGGGCCTGTTAAGTCGCGACGGTCTGATCCAGGCTCTTGCGACAGAAGGTCCCGACACTTATGTCGCGGGCGCCATGCAACGCGACTTCTTGAGGCTCGCACCGGAGGATAGCCTGGAGGACAGTCTCAACCTTCTTTCCGACAAGGGATACACGGCTCTGGTGATGGCGGACGATCTGCTTTTGGGGATGGTTACAAAAGAGAACTTGAATGAGTTTCTGGTTTTGCGCAACTTTGGGCTACGCCGAGGTGAGGCATGA
- a CDS encoding cisplatin damage response ATP-dependent DNA ligase: MMDRMAEVLDRVANTSSRNRKVNALATWLRELDDEDLGRATLFLAGGRKLSIGGSLLREAALAVANIDLELFRVCHRAVGDTSETISLLLYGKTKEEPLSLAEAEVIYTRLASSRKSAEKVNELRAALARMKPLTVKYFLKVITGNFRIGLQAKMVEEAVAQANGVSLAAVRDANNRTGDLAKVALVARHGDLATLEARLFHPMEFMLARPLDEIHDLPEPTSWYVEDKYDGIRSQVHFEQGRVHIFTRGLEDTTAAFPEIALAFAHLGGSGIVDGELLAWRNGRALNFTVMQQRIARKKVTEAMLAEIPVWFIGYDLIYRDRELLLDQPIEVRRRKLEDLLTGLPAPLMLSPQRRLRSLEDVEQSFLKARADGNEGLLLKREGSLYEAAKRSANWYKVKRPYATLDVVVTAAEQGNGRRATMLSDYTFAVRDGDRYLNVGKAYSGLTDEEIRELTKLFRSIVKERFSRVLLVEPRVILEVAFDGIQKSPRHKSGYALRFPRILRWRQDKPLAEIDTLERVKELYERSLTG, translated from the coding sequence ATGATGGACCGGATGGCGGAGGTCCTGGACCGGGTGGCCAATACATCGAGCCGCAACCGCAAGGTGAATGCATTGGCCACCTGGTTGCGCGAGTTGGACGATGAGGATCTGGGCCGCGCCACACTGTTTCTGGCTGGGGGGAGGAAGCTCAGCATTGGCGGCAGTCTGTTGCGTGAGGCTGCGCTTGCCGTTGCGAACATCGACCTTGAGCTCTTTCGGGTCTGCCATCGTGCGGTTGGCGATACCAGTGAGACGATCAGTCTGCTGTTGTACGGAAAGACCAAGGAAGAACCGTTGTCGCTGGCCGAGGCAGAGGTGATCTATACGCGCCTGGCCAGCAGCCGGAAATCTGCGGAGAAGGTGAACGAACTGCGGGCTGCCCTCGCGCGCATGAAGCCGCTGACGGTGAAATATTTCCTGAAGGTGATCACCGGAAACTTCCGCATTGGGTTGCAGGCAAAGATGGTGGAGGAAGCGGTGGCTCAGGCGAACGGTGTGAGTCTTGCTGCGGTGCGTGACGCGAATAATCGTACCGGGGATCTTGCGAAAGTTGCTTTGGTGGCCCGGCACGGAGATCTAGCGACGCTGGAGGCGAGGCTTTTTCATCCGATGGAGTTCATGTTGGCGCGGCCCTTGGATGAGATTCATGATTTGCCTGAGCCAACGAGTTGGTATGTCGAAGATAAGTACGACGGCATTCGCAGTCAGGTGCATTTCGAGCAGGGGCGCGTGCACATTTTCACGCGCGGGTTGGAGGATACGACTGCCGCCTTTCCGGAAATTGCGCTGGCCTTTGCCCACCTGGGTGGGAGCGGCATTGTCGATGGAGAACTGCTGGCCTGGCGGAACGGCCGGGCTTTGAACTTTACGGTCATGCAGCAGCGCATCGCACGAAAGAAAGTGACTGAGGCGATGCTTGCCGAGATTCCTGTCTGGTTCATTGGTTATGACCTGATCTATCGCGATCGCGAGCTTCTGCTCGATCAGCCGATTGAAGTACGCCGCCGGAAGTTGGAAGATCTCTTGACGGGTTTACCCGCTCCGCTGATGCTCTCGCCGCAACGGCGTCTCAGGTCTCTCGAAGATGTCGAGCAGAGCTTCCTCAAGGCTCGTGCCGATGGCAATGAAGGCTTGCTGCTGAAGCGGGAAGGCAGTTTGTATGAGGCGGCAAAGCGGAGTGCAAACTGGTACAAGGTGAAGCGGCCTTATGCCACTCTCGATGTCGTTGTCACGGCAGCCGAGCAGGGCAATGGACGGCGCGCGACGATGTTGAGCGATTACACCTTCGCGGTGCGCGACGGGGATCGCTACTTGAATGTAGGCAAGGCTTATTCCGGCTTGACCGACGAGGAGATTCGGGAACTGACCAAGCTCTTCCGCTCGATTGTGAAAGAGCGTTTTAGCCGGGTGCTGCTGGTGGAGCCGCGGGTGATTCTGGAAGTGGCGTTTGATGGCATTCAGAAAAGCCCGAGGCATAAGAGCGGGTATGCGCTCCGATTTCCACGCATCTTGCGGTGGCGCCAGGATAAGCCCTTGGCTGAGATCGACACTCTGGAACGAGTGAAGGAGCTGTATGAGCGCTCACTTACGGGCTAA
- a CDS encoding NAD(P)/FAD-dependent oxidoreductase — MIAIVGAGLAGLACGLELARHKIPFVIHEASDGPGGRVRTDHVDGFLLDRGFQVYFTAYPEGQRVLDYETLDFGKFAPGALVRLNGKFHKVMDPWRETFAALNGIFNPVGTFSDKLRVGRLRRSTLSGSPDDLLDRSESTSMKALLDFGFSKPMIERFFRPLFGCIMLDTQLRVSSRMLEYMFRMMATGDTVLPAGGMGAIPAQLAANLPPASIRYNSKVAAVAARKLTLESGETVNADAVVVATEGPEAARLLPLVPPMQSRKMMTLYFKIEGEAPITEPLITLNGNLEWPIQSLCIPSVVNRSYAPAGCHLLSVSILGEPKQDQSHILAIARTQMSRWFGHEAKTWELLRIYQLQHGHPILNPSTIEEKPVRLENGVYICGDHRYFPSMQAALINGRHAAEAVVRDGK; from the coding sequence ATGATCGCCATTGTCGGCGCGGGCCTCGCCGGACTGGCCTGTGGCTTAGAACTGGCAAGACACAAGATCCCGTTTGTCATCCATGAAGCCTCCGACGGCCCGGGAGGCCGCGTACGCACAGACCATGTCGATGGTTTTCTGCTCGACCGGGGCTTCCAGGTGTATTTTACGGCTTACCCTGAGGGCCAACGCGTACTCGACTACGAGACCTTGGACTTCGGAAAATTTGCACCCGGAGCCTTAGTCCGCCTCAACGGCAAATTCCATAAAGTCATGGACCCATGGCGAGAGACCTTCGCCGCGCTGAATGGAATTTTCAATCCGGTTGGAACCTTCAGCGACAAATTGCGCGTCGGACGCCTGCGCCGCTCCACGCTTTCAGGATCCCCAGACGACTTACTGGACCGCTCCGAATCCACCTCGATGAAGGCGCTGCTGGATTTCGGCTTCTCAAAGCCCATGATCGAGCGCTTCTTCCGGCCTTTGTTTGGCTGCATCATGCTCGATACACAATTGCGAGTCAGCTCCCGCATGCTCGAGTATATGTTCCGCATGATGGCAACCGGAGACACCGTGCTGCCGGCAGGAGGGATGGGTGCGATCCCGGCCCAACTCGCGGCGAATCTCCCGCCCGCCTCGATTCGCTACAACTCGAAGGTGGCTGCGGTTGCGGCGCGCAAACTGACGCTCGAGAGCGGCGAGACGGTCAACGCCGACGCGGTTGTCGTGGCGACAGAGGGACCGGAAGCGGCCCGCCTGCTTCCCCTGGTGCCGCCAATGCAAAGCCGCAAAATGATGACGCTCTACTTCAAGATCGAAGGAGAAGCGCCCATCACCGAACCGCTCATCACCCTGAACGGGAATCTGGAGTGGCCCATCCAGAGCCTCTGCATCCCAAGCGTTGTCAATCGCAGCTACGCGCCGGCCGGCTGTCATCTGCTCAGCGTTTCGATCTTAGGCGAGCCGAAGCAAGACCAGAGCCATATTCTGGCCATTGCACGCACCCAGATGTCCCGCTGGTTTGGACATGAAGCGAAGACTTGGGAGCTGTTGCGCATTTATCAGTTGCAACACGGACATCCGATTCTGAATCCCTCCACCATCGAAGAAAAACCGGTACGGCTTGAAAATGGCGTTTACATCTGCGGGGATCACCGGTACTTTCCAAGTATGCAAGCAGCGCTCATCAATGGGCGGCATGCGGCGGAGGCAGTGGTGAGGGATGGAAAGTAA
- a CDS encoding energy-coupling factor ABC transporter permease, translating to MHIPDGILSAPILTGFGVASAVTVAYSAKRAEASTGANRIPLLGVLGAFVFAAQMVNVPVGPGVSGHLLGGALLAATIGPWAATITMTAILLVQSLVFQDGGILALACNVFNMGVLGVWAAYLPYQSLLKMGRPRTGLFLGALLSVLLSAVLALAQVSWSSGVMTQNLWVICIGLFTITGLMEAAISVAAWEAIERLEGRRAAGAPMGSRIWILAASIVVALAGIYLASQAPDVLEYFQEHGGIAAIDTSSEWLRNSAAGFAALLVLYALSLLVSKVIPRRQQPQ from the coding sequence ATGCATATCCCGGACGGAATCCTATCCGCCCCCATCCTGACTGGATTTGGCGTGGCGAGCGCTGTCACCGTTGCCTACTCCGCCAAGCGCGCAGAGGCCAGCACTGGTGCGAATCGCATCCCTCTTCTGGGCGTGCTCGGAGCCTTTGTTTTCGCCGCTCAGATGGTGAATGTTCCTGTCGGTCCGGGTGTGAGTGGCCATCTGCTGGGTGGCGCACTGCTGGCAGCCACCATTGGCCCCTGGGCCGCCACCATCACAATGACTGCGATCCTGCTGGTGCAGTCGCTAGTATTCCAGGACGGCGGCATTCTGGCTCTCGCTTGTAACGTCTTCAACATGGGCGTGCTCGGTGTCTGGGCCGCCTATCTGCCCTACCAATCACTCTTGAAGATGGGAAGGCCAAGAACCGGACTCTTCCTGGGCGCCCTGTTATCCGTACTGCTCTCCGCAGTGCTGGCGCTCGCGCAGGTCTCCTGGTCCAGCGGTGTCATGACACAGAATCTCTGGGTCATCTGTATCGGACTTTTCACCATCACCGGCCTGATGGAAGCGGCCATTAGCGTTGCCGCCTGGGAAGCAATTGAACGGCTGGAAGGCCGCCGTGCCGCAGGCGCCCCGATGGGCTCTCGGATCTGGATCCTTGCCGCCAGCATTGTGGTTGCACTTGCCGGAATCTACCTTGCCTCGCAGGCTCCCGACGTACTCGAATACTTCCAGGAACACGGTGGCATTGCCGCGATCGATACCAGTTCGGAATGGCTCCGGAATTCTGCTGCTGGCTTTGCCGCCTTACTGGTGCTCTACGCACTGAGCCTGCTGGTCTCGAAAGTCATTCCGCGCCGGCAGCAGCCCCAGTAG
- a CDS encoding energy-coupling factor transporter transmembrane component T: protein MKLDPRCALVLLLAYLIALSTISPGHNLLLLILCSLPMVGLLLAPVRKTELLAQAAYVLPFSFAIAAVALLRGHTAQAIFFLLRSYISILSVLIVTHLLSTLELLRAMEALGAPRFLIVVTEFLIRYLEVMRREADLMRLAALCRGAARSRLIASASLAMLFVRSLERSTAIHNAMLARGFNGRLPRIQPMLWQSRDTVALLLGLVLISGLRWSL from the coding sequence ATGAAGCTTGACCCGCGCTGCGCACTCGTGTTGCTGCTCGCCTATCTGATTGCCCTTTCCACCATCTCTCCCGGGCACAATCTGTTGCTGCTCATCCTCTGCAGTCTTCCGATGGTGGGCTTGCTCCTTGCCCCTGTGCGCAAGACGGAGCTTCTGGCACAGGCGGCGTATGTTCTTCCTTTTTCCTTTGCCATTGCCGCTGTTGCACTACTCCGTGGGCACACGGCACAAGCGATCTTCTTTCTGCTCCGCAGCTACATTTCCATTCTGAGCGTGTTGATCGTAACGCACCTGCTTTCGACACTCGAACTGCTGCGGGCCATGGAAGCTCTCGGCGCCCCCCGCTTCCTGATCGTGGTTACTGAGTTTCTCATCCGCTATCTCGAGGTGATGCGGCGCGAAGCAGACCTCATGCGGCTGGCCGCTCTCTGCAGAGGAGCCGCCCGAAGCCGGTTGATCGCGTCGGCCAGTCTCGCCATGCTCTTCGTCCGTAGCCTCGAAAGGTCCACCGCCATCCACAATGCAATGCTCGCCCGCGGTTTCAATGGCAGACTCCCTCGCATCCAGCCCATGCTCTGGCAGTCGCGCGACACCGTCGCTCTCCTCCTCGGACTCGTTCTAATCTCAGGCTTGCGGTGGTCGCTATGA
- a CDS encoding metallophosphoesterase codes for MEVKLSIGPGRIAHATGALYLEATGTLLIADAHLGYGWAQRRRGQLGPVTDGGIEERLMAAVAAFEPEEVLFLGDTVHAPKPMPAEREWIEGLLRRLMVKARVAVVQGNHDRAFDRDFGHLPLTISKEWWHQDLVGIHGDRLDLEVPEAAHYLIGHVHPAIRVRDDAGASRRIPAFLVSKTATVLPAFSPFAAGFDILDGPLPETIGRLLGPYQVYPVTGRQILLLRANRSDR; via the coding sequence ATGGAAGTAAAGCTCAGCATCGGCCCAGGACGCATTGCACATGCCACCGGAGCGCTTTATCTCGAAGCAACTGGAACGCTCCTCATTGCCGATGCGCATCTGGGCTATGGCTGGGCGCAGCGGCGGCGCGGCCAGTTGGGACCGGTTACCGATGGTGGCATTGAAGAGCGTCTGATGGCTGCCGTCGCGGCCTTTGAGCCGGAGGAGGTGCTCTTTCTGGGCGATACAGTGCATGCTCCCAAGCCCATGCCTGCCGAGCGCGAATGGATCGAAGGGCTTCTCCGGCGTCTGATGGTCAAAGCACGGGTTGCGGTGGTGCAGGGCAATCATGATCGCGCATTTGATCGTGATTTTGGCCACCTCCCACTGACGATCAGCAAGGAGTGGTGGCATCAGGATCTGGTTGGCATCCATGGGGACCGTCTTGATCTTGAAGTGCCTGAGGCCGCGCACTATCTGATTGGGCATGTCCATCCTGCGATTCGGGTGCGCGATGATGCGGGCGCGAGCCGCCGTATCCCTGCGTTTCTGGTGAGCAAAACCGCGACCGTGTTGCCGGCCTTCTCGCCATTCGCTGCTGGCTTCGATATTCTCGATGGACCGCTCCCCGAGACGATTGGCCGGCTGCTCGGGCCTTATCAGGTGTACCCGGTGACGGGCCGGCAGATCCTTCTTCTCAGAGCCAATCGAAGCGATCGATGA
- a CDS encoding energy-coupling factor ABC transporter ATP-binding protein, translating into MIQVRDLCYEYADSGPILRGIHFTQAPGESVALLGPNGSGKTTFALHLNGILQGVGEVVVCGIRVAPETLEQVRRKVGFVFQSSENQLFLPTVLEDVMFGLLNQGVSVTEARPRAEAMLESLHLTPYADRNPFHLSAGEKRRAALAGVLLMEPEVLILDEPTTFLDPPGIRELSAMLRKLEIAQLIITHDSRFALETTTRAVFFEKGQIAAEGSTQEIIDRFDWL; encoded by the coding sequence ATGATCCAGGTTCGCGACTTGTGCTACGAATATGCGGACTCAGGTCCCATCCTGCGCGGCATCCATTTCACGCAGGCTCCTGGTGAAAGTGTCGCCCTGCTGGGTCCGAATGGTTCCGGCAAGACCACCTTCGCGCTCCACCTCAACGGCATCCTGCAGGGGGTTGGTGAGGTTGTCGTTTGTGGCATTCGCGTGGCTCCGGAAACGCTGGAACAGGTGCGCCGCAAGGTTGGCTTTGTTTTCCAATCTTCAGAGAATCAGCTCTTCCTGCCGACCGTCCTGGAAGACGTGATGTTCGGGCTGCTCAACCAAGGAGTCAGTGTCACCGAAGCGCGTCCGAGAGCGGAAGCGATGCTTGAAAGCTTGCATCTGACACCCTATGCCGATCGCAATCCTTTCCATCTCAGCGCTGGGGAGAAACGTCGCGCCGCCTTGGCGGGAGTGCTGCTGATGGAGCCCGAAGTCCTGATCCTCGACGAGCCCACCACCTTCCTCGACCCGCCTGGCATTCGCGAACTCTCCGCCATGTTGCGCAAGCTTGAAATCGCCCAACTCATCATCACGCACGATTCGCGTTTTGCGCTCGAAACCACCACACGCGCCGTCTTCTTTGAAAAAGGTCAGATCGCCGCAGAAGGTTCCACACAGGAAATCATCGATCGCTTCGATTGGCTCTGA